Part of the Pseudarthrobacter sp. L1SW genome, AGTGCCACGGATCAGGAGCAGGCGGGTTCCAAAGAGGAGCATTCCCGCCTTTTCCTGGGCTTCATGGAAGAAGACCGAATCGATGCAGCCGGTGCCGTCGTCGATACTGATGAACACCACCCTTCGGCCGCCCCGCATGGGCGGTGTCTGGGTTGCCACGCGCACCCCCGCCACCAATACCTCCGTCCCGTTCCGCAGGCCGAGGAGCTTGTCCGCCGTGACGACTCCCAGCCTGTTGAGCATCGGCCGGTGGCTGTCCATCAGGTGGCTGCTGACATCAACAGCCATGAGGTCGAGTTCGGCCCGGACGTTTTCCACCAGGGTAGGCGCCGGCAGACCCGGTTTGACGTTGCGCAGTTCAACATCCCCCAAAGGCAGGGACAGCTGCCCCTCAATCACCTCCACGCCTTTCCGTCCGCTGCTGGACACCTGGAGCTTCTGAAGGTGGTGGACAAGGTCCGCGCGGTTGGCGTTGCCGCCCGACTCCCGGTGAAGGGAATCAAAAGCGCCCAGCTGGGCCAGCCGCTTGATGCTGGGCTTGCTGACCCTGGAACGTGCCCGCAGGTCTGCGAGCGAGTCAAAGGGCTGGCCGGCGACGATCCGCTTCAGTTCTGTTGCGGACAGTCCGTAAATGCCGTTCAGGCTTAGCCTGATTCCCAGCTTTCCCGCATCCGGGCCTTCCTCCACCCGTTCCACCCGGTATTCTGCCTTGCTGCGGTTGATGTCCAACGGAAGGATCGGGATGCCCAGGCGCCGGGCTTCCGCAACCAGCAGCCTTTTGGGGTACATGCCGGGATCGTGTTCCCACAGGCCGGCCAGGAACGCTTCGGGATGGTGCGCCTTCAGCCAGGCCGACTGGTACGTGGGTACGGCGAAGGCCGCCCCGTGGGCTTTGCAGAAACCGAAGCTGGCAAAGGACTTCAGGGTTTCCCAGACTTTGTCCACGACATCGGGCTGGAAGCCCTTTGCCTTGGCATGCATTCGGAAATACTCCTCCACCCGGGACACCCCCGCCTCGCTGCTGAGTGCCCGGCGGAATTCATCGGCCTTGGCAAGGCCGCACCCGGTCATCACGTCCAGTGTCCGCAGGATCTGTTCGTGGAACACGGTCACCCCGTGGGTTTCCTGAAGTACCGGTTTCAGGAGGGGGTGCGGGTAGACCTCGGGCGCAAACCCGTGCCGGTGCTCAAGGAAGGGCCGCACCATGTCCGACTTCATGGGGCCGGGGCGGAACAGTGAAATATCAATGATCAGGTCGTTGAATTCCCGGGGTGCCATCTTGCCGATGAGCTCCCGCTGCCCGGGCGATTCGATCTGGAAGCAGCCCAGGGTGTGGGTGCTCCTGATCAGTTCAAAGGTTGCTTCATCATCCAGGGGTACGGCGTTGAGGTCGATGTGCCCGTTGTCAGCAATGTAGTCAGGACCGGTCCCGTCAGAACCGGATGAATGCTTTCCAGCTGCCACCACTTGTTCCTTGGAGGGGTGGATGCGGATGACTTCCCGCACGGCAAAAGCCATGGCGCTCTGCATCCGGACCCCCAGGACATCAAGCTTGAGCATGCCCATGGGATCCATGTCGTGCTTATCGAACTGGCTCATGGGCAGGCCAAGTCCGCTGGGTTGCACAGGAGTGCGGTCAAGCAGGGTTGCGTCGCCAAGGATCACGCCGCAGGGATGCATGGAGATATGGCGGGGCAGCCGGTCCAGGCGTTCCGTCAGGTCCACCAGCAGGTCAAGCTGCTGGTTTCCGTCCAGATCCCGCTGTTCCACCCGGCCGGCGAACTCCCGGAGTTCAGGTTTTTCCTGGAGCGCTTCACGGAAGTTCCGGGCAGAGAAGCGCCACAACTGTTTAGCGATCTCCCCCACTTCCCCGTCATCCATGCCCAGCGCCATTCCGGCATCCCTGACGGCGCCCCGGGCACGGTAGCCGTTCTGCATGCTCATCAGGGTTACCCGCTCGGCACCAAAGCGCTCGAAAATCCGGCGGTAGACGTTGTGCCGCTCCGCGCTTTCGACGTCGATATCAATGTCCGGAAGGGTTGCCCGGTCCTGCGAAAGGAAGCGTTCGAAAATCAGGTCGTGCTGCAGGGGGTTCACCTGGCTGACGTCGATCAGGTAATTGACCAGGCTTGAGGCGCCGGATCCCCGGGCTGCTGCCCGCACCCCCATTTCCTGGATCATGCGGGACACCTCCGCAACAGTCAGGAAGTAGGAGGAAAAACCGAGGTTCCGGATGATGCCAAGTTCATGCTCCAGCCGGGCATGCATCTCCGCCCCTTCAGCACCGGTGATTCCCGGGAACCGCCTGCTGATTCCAGCCTGGCACCGCTGGACCAGTTCAAGGTGCGGATCCTGGCTGATCCCGATGACTGAGGCCTCCGGCACCACCGGCTGCTTCCACCCCATGTCCGTGACCGGATCAATCCTGCAGAGGTCCGCGAGCGCCTCGGTCTGCGCCATCAGCTGCTTGAGGTCCGCTGCGCCATAACCTGCCGCTGAAATGATCTCCTGGCCCAGGCGGAGCATCTCCGCGGAGGATTTAAGCCACCCCTGGCCTGTTGGCTGCAGCAGGGGCTCTTCCGCGAGTTCCGGCAGGGATTTCAGGGTGCGGGCTGAGTCGAGCACATCGGCGGTGGGTGCTCCGTCTGCCGCGCAGTACCGGACGGCGTTGGTCAGGATGGCAGGAACATGGTGTTCCTCTGCCAGCTTGAGCATGCGGACCGCATGGGCGGTACTCAGGGGCTTTCCCGGTGCGCTGAGCTGGGAAACAATCTCGGCAACCAGCGTGCCTGCGGGCATGGCGTCCACCCATTGCTTGAACAGGGTGCGCGGACGAAGGTAGCGCCGTCCGCCCATGGCGCGTCCGACGTCGGAATCAGGCCCGATCAGGACAGTCAACACCGGTTTCAGGGTGTGGGGATCGAGGGTTCGGGAGGCGAGTTCGGCCCTAGTCACGGCGACTGGAACCGTGCCCCCGGATTTACCGGAGGTGCGGGCATGGGCATCCGAAATCAGCCTGCAGAGTGCGCGGTACCCCGCCCCGTTGTTGTTGCCCCGGGCCAGCACCACCACCCTGCCGGCAAGCTGCGTGCGGTGGTCGCCGTCGTCGTCAAAGACCGCAAGGTCAACCCCCACTATGGGATCGATGCCCGCTTCCATGCAGGCCTTGAGGTGTTTGATGGTTCCGTACAAACCGTCCCGGTCGGTGCAGGCAAGCGCTGTTGCATCGTCGGCAGCGGCGGCCTGCGCCAGTTCCTCCGGCCAGGAAACGCCATAGTGCGCGCTGAAGGCTGTGGAGACGTGAAGATGGGTGAAGCTCATGCTGTCCTGGGCCGGAGTGCGTCATGGATCCGCAGCAGCCGCCAGCGGCCGCTCTGGATATGCCGGGTGAGGTCGAGGGTCAAGGGCTCTTCCTGGCCTCCACCGACGGGGTGGTCAGGCAGCACCTGGACGCGCCAGATTTCGTGGTCCACCAGTCCGGGGCCGCTGCCAAGCGGCGCGCGGCTTTCCTCCGTCCACCATTGCCTGCGTTCATACCAGCGCACCGGCTCAGCGCACACGGCATAGGAAAGGCCCGCCCACAGGAGTCGCTGCGGTACGCCCTCGGCTGTGCACTCGACGTCCACGGATTGGCTGAACATGCCCATGGCGCCTCCCGGATCCAAACTGGTTTATTCGAATACTTGTTCGAACACTTCCAGTCTAGCGCGGGGGCGGGTCCTGTGCATAGAAAACCCTCCAGCCCCCTCCAGGGAGGTCCTGCCATCCCGACGCCGCTTTCCGTTTCCTACCCAAACGGGGGTGGACGGACCGAACGGCAGGGAGCAGGATTGTGCCATGAGTACCGATGACGCACTCCTCAAGCAGGCAATGATTCAGGCCCAGGACTCCACCCTCGTGGCAACGTTCGATATTGACGGAGCCATTCCGGGATCGGGCGCATACGTGGTGGGACTGGTCGGGGCCACTCCCGACTATTCAACACAACGGCGGCTATGCATTGAGTTCATGAATGGGGAGGCCATTGCGTTCTACTCGTTCAACCGGGAACAGGGCCTCGAAGAAAACTATGACCTTGCCGGGGTGACCCACTCGGAGAACAGGATCACGGGACAGTTTCCGCGCACGGCCATTAACGGCCTTGGCCAGGGGCATGTGATGTCAGCCTTCAGCGAGGCGGACGGCCGGGAATTCCAGTCCGGGGTTCCGGTGGAGGAAAACCTGTAAATTTCCAGGCTTGGGGCAGCTCAGCTGTTCCCTTTGTGGACCCGCATTTCGAGTTCGATGAAGCCGGAGATCATTGCCCGGTACGTGGACTCAACAATGTCCGGGTCTATGTCTTTTTTCTCCGCAGCCGAGCGGACATGCTCAATGATCCGTTCCACGCGGCCGGGGGCACGGACCTCGGCGTCATCGCCTTTGAGGGTTCCGGCGATCCGGATCAGCCGTTCGCGGCGGGCGATGAGGGTGACAATCTGGTCATCCACCTCGTCAACAGCAATCCGGACGGCAGCGAGCTGTTCCTTGTCGGCCAAAGCATCTCTATCGTTTCCTTGAATTGTCGCCATCGTCTGACAGTATCGAAGCATGCAGCCCAGAGTCGACTTCATCTCACTAGGTGTCCGCAGCGTTTCCGCTTCCCGTGCGTTCTATGTGGACGGCCTTGGTTGGCCGGTCCACCGCGAGCTTGCGGGGGATGTCGTGTTTATCCAGGTGAACCATGGTTTGGTGCTGTCCCTGTGGGACGTGCGCCAGATGCAGGCCGACGCCGGTGTGAGCCCGCCCGGGCCGGTCCCCTGCATCACGCTCAGCCACAACCTTCCCTCCACGGAGGACGTGGACCGGGTCATGGAAGAAGCCGCCGCAGCCGGGGCTGCCATCATCGCGGAGCCCATCACCCAGCCGTGGGGCGGGTACAGCGGATATTTCGCCGATCCTGACGGCTTCCGCTGGGAGGTTGCGTACAACCCCACGTGGAGAGTGGACGACGACGGCGCGGTCACCGTTTAGCGCCTGCCACCGGCCCGCGCCGGAGTGCTAGAGCCGGAGTGCTAGAAGAGTGCCTCCACGGGCCGGATGAGTTCCGGCCCGTTGTTCCGCACGTTGCCGACCTCTTTGCCCACCGAGTCCACGCGCCAGTCCGCCGCCACGTCCTTGACCCCCGCCCGCACCAGGTCCACCAGGCCGGCGGCGTCGTCGGCGGCGGGGTCAAGCCACGCCTGCATCGTTGCTTTGTCCATGGGAAGCGGCACGCGGTCGTGCAAGGCCGTCAGCTTCCCGAACACCGTTGACTCGCTGCCCGGCGGCGGGGTGTCAGCGGTGAGGATGGAGGTGGAAAGCATCCAGCCGCCCGGCTCCCCCGCCGGCCATGCAGGGTCCTTCCACCACTCGTAGAGCCCTGCGAAGACCAGCCCCTTCCCCTCGCCGGGATGCACGTAGTACGGCTGCTTGGACTTTCCCGGCCCCTGCTTCCATTCGTAGTATCCATCCGCCGGGACGGCACAGCGCCGCGACTGGACGGCCTTCCGGAACGCCGGCTTTTCAAGGACGGACTCACTGCGGGCGTTGATCATCCGCGAGCCGATGCCCGGGTCCTTGGCCCAGGACGGGACCAGCCCCCACCGGGCAACGTGGAGCTGGCGGACCTGCCTGGCCGCCGGCCCGTCATTCACCAGGCGTTCCAGGACGATGGGCACGTCATCGGTCGGCGCCACATTCCACGATGGCGGGATGCTCACCTCGTCCTCCAGCTCGGCGTCGAACTCGGCAAGCAGGTCCCCCACGGCACGTGCCATCACATAGCGTCCACACATGGCTCCAGCATGCCATCGGCACCAGGTGGTGTCATCCGAAGGACATGTGAAGGGCCTGCGGCCGGTGTTTGCCGGGGAATACAGGCCGCCACGTTACCGTTGACAGGAACGAACCCGTCATCGACACAGAGGAGAGCTCCGTGGATTTCACTCCCGACTCCGGCACCATCACCATGTTTTCCACCACCTGGTGCGGCTATTGCAACCGTTTGAAGAAGCAGCTGGATGCACAGGGCATCGGCTACACCGAGATCAACATCGAAGAAGTGGAAGGCACTGCCGAACTCGTGGAGCAGCTTAACGGCGGCAACCGCACGGTGCCCACCGTCCTCTTCCCGGACGGCACCGCGGCCACCAACCCTTCCGCAGCCGAGGTCAAGACCCGCCTCGCAGCGTAGGCCCTAAGCCATGGCGCGGGTCATGCCCCCAGGCCGCTGAAGGAAGCGGACTGCAGGACGGCGTGGCCCGCGTAGGTGGCAAGAAGCGCATCTTCCACTGCGGCAACGTCCACGCCGGGGACCAGGTCGTCCACCGCCCCCGCGGTTGAGGGATTCCAGTCCAGTCCCAGCGCGGCATAGCTGTCCGTCAGCACTTTGCGGATGGGCGCGGAATTTTCCACCACAATGACGGAACTGAACAGCCAGCCGCCGGCCACCACGCGCTGCGCCGTGCCCACCAGCTTGACCTGGTGGCGGCCGTCAGCCGGGTCTGTCCCGTGCACGCTGAACTCGCCGGGGCAGTATTCACCGGGAATCTCGCCTACCGCCGCTTGGACGCCGACGCTGCGCAGCACCTGGGCAAACAGGTCCCCGAAGTAGCTGAACCTGGTTTTTGAACCGGCTATGGCATCGGCGTCCGGTTCAAGATGGTCCACCACCAGGGTCCCCTCGTGGTAGGCGGCCGCCCGACCCCCGGCCCTGCGGACCAGGGGTTCGAAGCCATTGGCCCGGCACGCCTGCGCTGCCGCTTCAAACCCCGGCAACCGCGTGTCACGCTGGCCAAAGGCGACAGTGGGAGCGGGCCGGTAAAGCCTGAGCGTCGGGCCCAGGTCCCCCTCCTTGACCCTTGCGAGCAGTTCCAGGCCGAACTCCAGGTCACGGCCGGCGCCCAGCGACTTCTCCTGCCGCACAACGGTCAGCGTGCGGGGTCCCGGAGCGTCGTCGTTCATGTTGCTATGCTCCCCTATGGTCATATTGCAGTTCCTCGTGGTTGCCGCCGCCTTCGCGGCGCTTGACGCCGTCTGGCTCAAACTGATGAACCCCTTTTACCGCAGCCACATCGGCGAGCTGCTGGCGGACAAACCACACTTAGGTTACGCCGTGGCCTTCTATGCCATTTACATCGCCGGGATTGTGTTTTTCGCCCTTCGTCCCGCGCTCGACGGCGGCAGCTGGCTGACAGCCCTGGGTTATGGTGCGGCGTTGGGCGCCTTTGCCTACGCGACGTATGACCTCACCAACGCCGCCACTTTGAAGGTGTGGCCGCTGCAACTGATCGTGGTGGACATGCTGTGGGGCGCCCTGCTCACCGGACTGTCCACGGTTGCCGGCTGGCTTGTTTTCCAGGGACGCACCTGACGCCGTCACAGGCCGCGGCGGCCTGCCCAAAGCCCGTGCAGCAGCGGGACCACTGAACCGGCCATGAGGACGTTGCCCAGGACAAGGTCGTCTGCCCGCACCACGGCGCCGGCGACGAGCAGGGCAGCAAAAACAAGGGCCGACGCCGAGCGCCGGGCCCTGCGGTCCAGCCGGGCGAGCTGCCGCTCAAGGCGGGGATTGGCCACCGCGAGGGACCCTTCCTCGAGGCGGCTCGCCAGGGCGTCCAGGCGTTTCGGCAGGCGCAGGGCGATCGCCGCGGCCTCGACGGCCTGTTGGGCCGCGTCCTGCACAAGGTTGCCGCGCTCGTCACGCAGCAGCCGGGCCGCGTACGGTTCCACCGAGTCCCACAGGTTGAAACGTTCATCAAGCGAGCTGCAGACTCCGGACGTCAGAGACATCGCCCGGATGATCAGCAGGAAATTCTCCGGGAGCTGGAACGGCAGGGAGCGGACCACGTCACCGAACTCCACGGCGAAATCGCGGAATTCCTTGGGATCCACTTCACGGAGTTCAGCGAACCCCATCCCGCCGAAGCGGGCGAACAGGTGGATCATGGCCCTTTCCAGCTCCTGCCTGTCAGCCGACGGCACCAATACGCCGACGTCGTTGATCGCCGCCACCAGCCCCTTGCCGTCCCGGGCGGCGGCCG contains:
- a CDS encoding DNA polymerase III subunit alpha, whose amino-acid sequence is MSFTHLHVSTAFSAHYGVSWPEELAQAAAADDATALACTDRDGLYGTIKHLKACMEAGIDPIVGVDLAVFDDDGDHRTQLAGRVVVLARGNNNGAGYRALCRLISDAHARTSGKSGGTVPVAVTRAELASRTLDPHTLKPVLTVLIGPDSDVGRAMGGRRYLRPRTLFKQWVDAMPAGTLVAEIVSQLSAPGKPLSTAHAVRMLKLAEEHHVPAILTNAVRYCAADGAPTADVLDSARTLKSLPELAEEPLLQPTGQGWLKSSAEMLRLGQEIISAAGYGAADLKQLMAQTEALADLCRIDPVTDMGWKQPVVPEASVIGISQDPHLELVQRCQAGISRRFPGITGAEGAEMHARLEHELGIIRNLGFSSYFLTVAEVSRMIQEMGVRAAARGSGASSLVNYLIDVSQVNPLQHDLIFERFLSQDRATLPDIDIDVESAERHNVYRRIFERFGAERVTLMSMQNGYRARGAVRDAGMALGMDDGEVGEIAKQLWRFSARNFREALQEKPELREFAGRVEQRDLDGNQQLDLLVDLTERLDRLPRHISMHPCGVILGDATLLDRTPVQPSGLGLPMSQFDKHDMDPMGMLKLDVLGVRMQSAMAFAVREVIRIHPSKEQVVAAGKHSSGSDGTGPDYIADNGHIDLNAVPLDDEATFELIRSTHTLGCFQIESPGQRELIGKMAPREFNDLIIDISLFRPGPMKSDMVRPFLEHRHGFAPEVYPHPLLKPVLQETHGVTVFHEQILRTLDVMTGCGLAKADEFRRALSSEAGVSRVEEYFRMHAKAKGFQPDVVDKVWETLKSFASFGFCKAHGAAFAVPTYQSAWLKAHHPEAFLAGLWEHDPGMYPKRLLVAEARRLGIPILPLDINRSKAEYRVERVEEGPDAGKLGIRLSLNGIYGLSATELKRIVAGQPFDSLADLRARSRVSKPSIKRLAQLGAFDSLHRESGGNANRADLVHHLQKLQVSSSGRKGVEVIEGQLSLPLGDVELRNVKPGLPAPTLVENVRAELDLMAVDVSSHLMDSHRPMLNRLGVVTADKLLGLRNGTEVLVAGVRVATQTPPMRGGRRVVFISIDDGTGCIDSVFFHEAQEKAGMLLFGTRLLLIRGTTRRTGPRGISLSASMAWDLSRTETLPFQESTAQEPEAQHPLDGITRTLAITGFGG
- a CDS encoding DUF6504 family protein, which encodes MGMFSQSVDVECTAEGVPQRLLWAGLSYAVCAEPVRWYERRQWWTEESRAPLGSGPGLVDHEIWRVQVLPDHPVGGGQEEPLTLDLTRHIQSGRWRLLRIHDALRPRTA
- a CDS encoding chorismate mutase, with amino-acid sequence MATIQGNDRDALADKEQLAAVRIAVDEVDDQIVTLIARRERLIRIAGTLKGDDAEVRAPGRVERIIEHVRSAAEKKDIDPDIVESTYRAMISGFIELEMRVHKGNS
- a CDS encoding VOC family protein, coding for MQPRVDFISLGVRSVSASRAFYVDGLGWPVHRELAGDVVFIQVNHGLVLSLWDVRQMQADAGVSPPGPVPCITLSHNLPSTEDVDRVMEEAAAAGAAIIAEPITQPWGGYSGYFADPDGFRWEVAYNPTWRVDDDGAVTV
- a CDS encoding SOS response-associated peptidase: MARAVGDLLAEFDAELEDEVSIPPSWNVAPTDDVPIVLERLVNDGPAARQVRQLHVARWGLVPSWAKDPGIGSRMINARSESVLEKPAFRKAVQSRRCAVPADGYYEWKQGPGKSKQPYYVHPGEGKGLVFAGLYEWWKDPAWPAGEPGGWMLSTSILTADTPPPGSESTVFGKLTALHDRVPLPMDKATMQAWLDPAADDAAGLVDLVRAGVKDVAADWRVDSVGKEVGNVRNNGPELIRPVEALF
- a CDS encoding mycoredoxin yields the protein MDFTPDSGTITMFSTTWCGYCNRLKKQLDAQGIGYTEINIEEVEGTAELVEQLNGGNRTVPTVLFPDGTAATNPSAAEVKTRLAA
- a CDS encoding lipoate--protein ligase family protein; the encoded protein is MNDDAPGPRTLTVVRQEKSLGAGRDLEFGLELLARVKEGDLGPTLRLYRPAPTVAFGQRDTRLPGFEAAAQACRANGFEPLVRRAGGRAAAYHEGTLVVDHLEPDADAIAGSKTRFSYFGDLFAQVLRSVGVQAAVGEIPGEYCPGEFSVHGTDPADGRHQVKLVGTAQRVVAGGWLFSSVIVVENSAPIRKVLTDSYAALGLDWNPSTAGAVDDLVPGVDVAAVEDALLATYAGHAVLQSASFSGLGA
- a CDS encoding DUF2177 family protein, encoding MVILQFLVVAAAFAALDAVWLKLMNPFYRSHIGELLADKPHLGYAVAFYAIYIAGIVFFALRPALDGGSWLTALGYGAALGAFAYATYDLTNAATLKVWPLQLIVVDMLWGALLTGLSTVAGWLVFQGRT